The region CCTCGAACCACGAGGTGAAGACGAGGCTGTCCGGTTCGGGCACGCCGAATGGCTCGCCGTAGGTCTCGGTCTCCTCGATGACGATGGCGTCGCCCAGCCCGTCGACGATGGGATGGCCGGGGTCCGTAATCCAGAGCCGCTCGCGCTCGTCGCCCTCGCGCCAGGTCAGGTCACACGGCGTCCCGAGCAGGCGCTTGAACGGCTTCGAGGCGTGGGCGGAGTGGAGGACCAGCAGCCCCATCCCCTCGTTGACGCGGTCGACGACCCGGTCGACGACCTCGTCCGCGACCTCGTCGTGGGCGGCGTGGCCCCACCAGACCAGCACGTCGGTGTCGTCGAGGACTGCCTCGGTGAGCCCGTGCTCGGGCTCGTCGAGTGTCGCCGTCCGGGTGTCGTGGCCCCGTTCGGCCAGCGCCGCGGCGATGGTCGTGTGGATTCCATCGGGGTAGACGTCGGCGACGGCGTCGTCCTCGCGCTCGTGGATGTACTCGTTCCAGACCGTAACTGATGGCATGAACGTGTTTCGGGTGTGGCTCGTGTTAAGTTGGCGTTTGCTCTCGTAACAGTTGATAGCAACTCGCTCCGTCTGTGGCACTCGGAAGCCCTCAGCCGCTCGACCCGGCTCGTTACTCTCGGCCACGCATCTGCTCACACTGGGACTCTGGAAGCCCTCACCCGCTCGGCGCGGCTGTGCGGGATATCCTCGCAGCGCTCGGATAGGGCCCGCGCAGCCGCGCCGACCGGGTTCGGNNNNNCCCCCCCCCCCCCCCCCCCCCGACCGGGTTCGCCCTTCCAGTCCGCCAGGGACTGCACCGCGAACCTGCCCTTCCCCGGGTCACTCCGGACCGGCACTGCCGGCCCACTCGCTCCCGGCCGCTGTGCGGTCAGGACGCGTGTCGCTCGCGTCCGCGAGCGACCGGGGAGGGGTGGTGGTCACATCCGCGAGCGCGCTCTGTCGCGCTCGCCGCTGCTGTCCCTGGCGGACTGAAAGGGCGAGGCGGGTCGCGGGCGCTGTGGCGGCACTACCGAGCGAAGCGAGGTATCCGTCACAGCGCCCGCGAGCAGCCGAGGGCTTTCGGGCTGTGGAAAGACAGAGCGGTTTCATCTACTGCTAGCGAGCAGCCGAGGGCTTTCGGGCTGTGGAAAGACAGGGCAGTCTCATCTACTGCTAGCGAGCAGGTATCGTTCGAGACGGAGCGGTCCACAGACGGGCAGTCCGCTCCGCCCAGTCCTAGACACTCAAGCGCGTCCCACCACACGGTTCGAGCATGGAGGTCCACAACGTCACGGCCGACGCAGAGACGTTCACGTGTAACGCCTACCTCGCGACCGGCGAGCGGCCCACGCTGGTCGACGCGGGCGGGTGGGAGGGCGTCGTCGACGCCGTCCGCGAACACACCGACACCGTCGACGCCGTCGTCCTGACCCACCAGCACGGCGACCACGTCCAGCAACTCGATGCAGTGCTCGACGCGTTCGACGCCGAGCTGTACGCGTACGCCGAGCATCCGCGCCGCGACCACGCGCTCGCGGACGGCGACGAGGTGCTCGTGGGCGACGAGACCTGCGAGGTCGTCTACACGCCGGGCCACGCCGACGACCACGTCTCGCTGGTCTCCGAGCGGTCGCTCTTCTCGGGCGACGTGGTCGTCCACGACGACGGGGCCTTCGAGGGCGGCTCCTTCGGCCGCACCGACCGGCCGGGCCAGTCCCGCGAGCGCGAAATCCAGAGCATCCGCGAGTTGCTCGACCGGCTGCCCGAGGGCGTCGAGGGGATGTACTCGGGCCACGGCGGCGTCTTCCACGGCGACGTTCGCAGTATCGTCGAGCGGGCGCTGGAGCGGGCCGAGCGCCGCGAGCCGAAGTATCCGAACGAATAGTCCCGGTATCGCCGGTCCCGACCGGGCGGCCGGCGAGCGTCGTCACTGTGGGACCGGGAGCCGAAAACGCGACGGGGTCGCAGAATCAGGCGCTGCGGGTCTCTTTGGCCTTCGGGCGGAGGTTACCGTAGCCGCATTTCCGGCACTGCTGGGCGCGCTGTGGGTTGCGGGCGTTACATCGCATGCAGATCTGCTTGTTCAGAATCCGGTCTGACGCTTTCTCGAAGCTGGCCATGGGTGCCGGTTGCCTGTGCGGGCGTTTAAAGTTTGAGTTTCCGACCCGTACCGTCTCCGACCGCTGTCACGGTCGCCCGGCACACCGGCGCTTGGCCGCGCTTTTTTAGGCTGGCGCCCCTCTGTCGGGTATGTACGACCGCGTCGCCGACCTGCCACTGACCGTCGAAGACACCGCTTTCGAAATGCGCGAGCGGGCGACGTCGTCCGGGTTCGACCGGGCGACGACCACGATTTCCCTCTCGGGCGGCGGCGAAACCGGCCGCGGCGAGGACGTGACCTACACGAACGCGGCCCACCACGCCGTCGTCGACCACGCGGTCGACCTCGCGGGCGAGTACACGTTCGATTCCTTCTCGGCCGCCCTCGACGACGCAGACCTCTGGCCCGAGCCGCCCGACGAGGAGCGCTTTCGCCACTACCGGCGCTGGGGCTTCGAGAGCGCGGCGCTGGACCTCGCGCTGAAGCAGGCCGACACCAGTCTGGGCGCGGCGCTCGACCGCGCGTACGACCCCGTCGACTTCGTCGTCTCGACGCGGCTATCGAGCCCCGAC is a window of Halomicroarcula saliterrae DNA encoding:
- a CDS encoding MBL fold metallo-hydrolase; the protein is MEVHNVTADAETFTCNAYLATGERPTLVDAGGWEGVVDAVREHTDTVDAVVLTHQHGDHVQQLDAVLDAFDAELYAYAEHPRRDHALADGDEVLVGDETCEVVYTPGHADDHVSLVSERSLFSGDVVVHDDGAFEGGSFGRTDRPGQSREREIQSIRELLDRLPEGVEGMYSGHGGVFHGDVRSIVERALERAERREPKYPNE
- a CDS encoding 50S ribosomal protein L40e, with product MASFEKASDRILNKQICMRCNARNPQRAQQCRKCGYGNLRPKAKETRSA
- a CDS encoding ThuA domain-containing protein — encoded protein: MPSVTVWNEYIHEREDDAVADVYPDGIHTTIAAALAERGHDTRTATLDEPEHGLTEAVLDDTDVLVWWGHAAHDEVADEVVDRVVDRVNEGMGLLVLHSAHASKPFKRLLGTPCDLTWREGDERERLWITDPGHPIVDGLGDAIVIEETETYGEPFGVPEPDSLVFTSWFEGGEVFRSGCCYRRGRGRVFYFRPGHETYPIYHREDVQRVLDNAVEWAAPGVGADAHAGNRNVEAPESR